The following are encoded in a window of Pyxidicoccus xibeiensis genomic DNA:
- a CDS encoding SDR family NAD(P)-dependent oxidoreductase, translating into MKSIKGKVAAITGAGSGIGRATAALFARNGCNLALSDVNEQGLFETAEQCRAHGVQVRTTRVDVAQREAVHSWADDVARELGAVHVVVNNAGVALGATIEDTRYEDFEWLMNINFWGVVHGTKAFLPHLKAAGEGHIVNVSSVFGLIGVPTQAAYNSAKFAVKGFTEALRQELEVESLPIGVTCVHPGGIKTNIAKSARLTHRKGWVDAASNADFEKSFATTPERAASDILSAILKNRRRLLIGGDAVVIDLMQRMLPSLYQRLMVVGAKRRRRKLLEQQP; encoded by the coding sequence ATGAAGTCCATCAAAGGCAAGGTCGCGGCCATCACCGGGGCGGGCTCGGGGATTGGCCGGGCGACGGCGGCGCTCTTCGCGCGCAACGGCTGCAACCTGGCGCTGTCCGACGTGAATGAGCAGGGCCTGTTCGAGACGGCGGAGCAGTGCCGCGCGCACGGCGTCCAGGTCCGCACCACGCGGGTGGACGTGGCCCAGCGTGAGGCGGTGCATTCCTGGGCGGATGACGTGGCGAGGGAGCTGGGCGCCGTCCACGTCGTCGTCAACAACGCGGGCGTCGCCCTGGGCGCCACCATCGAGGACACTCGGTACGAGGACTTCGAGTGGCTGATGAACATCAACTTCTGGGGCGTGGTGCACGGCACCAAGGCCTTCCTCCCGCACCTCAAGGCGGCGGGGGAGGGGCACATCGTCAACGTCTCCAGCGTCTTCGGCCTCATCGGCGTGCCCACGCAGGCGGCCTACAACTCCGCGAAGTTCGCGGTGAAGGGCTTCACGGAGGCGCTGCGCCAGGAGTTGGAGGTGGAGTCGCTGCCCATCGGCGTCACCTGCGTCCACCCGGGCGGCATCAAGACGAACATCGCGAAGAGTGCCCGGCTGACGCACCGCAAGGGGTGGGTGGACGCGGCCTCCAACGCGGACTTCGAGAAGTCCTTCGCCACCACGCCGGAGCGCGCCGCGTCCGACATCCTCTCCGCCATCCTGAAGAACCGGCGGCGCCTGCTCATCGGCGGTGACGCCGTCGTCATCGACCTCATGCAGCGGATGCTGCCCTCGCTGTACCAGCGGCTGATGGTGGTGGGGGCGAAGCGCCGGCGGCGCAAGCTGCTGGAGCAGCAGCCATGA
- a CDS encoding APC family permease: MKRAVSRWEIVGFSINDVIGSGVYLLPAAAAANLGSASVGAIVLAGLGVLMLVLCFAEAASYFDRPGSAYVYTREAFGDLVGFEVGWMTWLARVSSVASLSAGFARALGYLWPQANEGLGRTLAIALPLLLLTAINVAGVKSGARTAVFLAITKTVPLLVFICVGIFFVSWEQAASVAPTSEGSLGAAVLLLLFAYAGFENTAAPAGEFKNPKRDVPFALVVQIGVVTFIYTAVQWVALGTLPGVVGAKTPLADAAARFLGSGGGLLMTVGAVLSILGTNSNTVLAGPRYLYALARDGFGPRALATLHPRTRTPAVAILTQTAIALPLAFSGSFEVLATLSVVARLATYFGTALAVPVLRRKLQQQPGAFRIPGGPVIPVAAAALCVVFALSAQPRNLIAGAVALAVGGVLYALRSPPRTDTPE; the protein is encoded by the coding sequence ATGAAGCGCGCGGTCTCCCGCTGGGAAATCGTGGGCTTCTCCATCAACGACGTCATCGGCAGCGGGGTGTACCTGCTGCCGGCGGCGGCGGCGGCGAACCTGGGCTCGGCGAGCGTGGGCGCCATCGTCCTGGCGGGGCTGGGCGTGCTGATGCTGGTGCTCTGCTTCGCGGAGGCGGCGAGCTACTTCGACCGGCCGGGCAGCGCCTATGTCTACACGCGCGAGGCCTTCGGAGACCTGGTGGGCTTCGAGGTGGGGTGGATGACGTGGCTCGCGCGCGTCTCCTCGGTGGCCTCGCTGTCCGCGGGCTTCGCGCGGGCGCTGGGGTACCTGTGGCCGCAGGCCAACGAGGGGCTGGGACGGACGCTGGCCATCGCCCTGCCGCTGCTGCTGCTCACGGCCATCAACGTCGCGGGCGTGAAGTCCGGCGCGCGCACGGCCGTGTTCCTGGCCATCACCAAGACGGTGCCGCTGCTGGTCTTCATCTGCGTGGGCATCTTCTTCGTGTCGTGGGAGCAGGCGGCCTCCGTCGCCCCCACGTCCGAGGGCAGCCTGGGGGCCGCGGTGCTGCTGCTGCTCTTCGCCTACGCGGGCTTCGAGAACACGGCCGCGCCGGCCGGAGAGTTCAAGAACCCCAAGCGGGACGTGCCCTTCGCGCTCGTCGTGCAGATTGGCGTCGTCACCTTCATCTACACGGCGGTGCAGTGGGTGGCCCTGGGCACCCTTCCGGGCGTGGTGGGGGCGAAGACGCCGCTGGCGGACGCGGCCGCGCGCTTCCTGGGCAGCGGGGGCGGGCTGCTGATGACGGTGGGCGCGGTGCTCTCCATCCTCGGCACCAACAGCAACACGGTGCTGGCGGGGCCGCGCTACCTCTATGCCCTGGCGCGCGACGGCTTCGGGCCCCGCGCGCTGGCGACGCTCCACCCGCGCACCCGCACCCCGGCGGTGGCCATCCTCACCCAGACGGCCATCGCCCTGCCCCTGGCCTTCTCCGGCTCGTTCGAGGTGCTCGCCACGCTGTCGGTGGTGGCGCGGCTGGCGACGTATTTCGGCACGGCGCTGGCCGTCCCCGTGCTGCGGCGCAAGCTCCAGCAGCAGCCGGGCGCCTTCCGGATTCCCGGCGGGCCGGTGATTCCGGTGGCGGCCGCCGCGCTGTGCGTCGTCTTCGCGCTGAGCGCCCAGCCGCGCAACCTCATCGCTGGCGCGGTGGCGCTCGCGGTGGGCGGCGTGCTGTACGCGCTGCGCAGCCCTCCCCGGACGGACACCCCGGAGTAG
- a CDS encoding AAA family ATPase, whose protein sequence is MLSALEIENFKGIASSQRIDFASLTLLFGANSAGKSTVLQALLYLHEVLEHGNADVDRTELGGSVLELGGFARLVHRHESNRAIVLKAEFATPGNLERFGRDLTGFPFPDLDDEVESAWLELTIRHRTTTTYQGPLVESAVIGVAGAPEPLVWLETGTSLREGEPLNVRVNLEHPLIAEPARDVEEGWAEIAVPQEVLHRAMESEGGGHVAGSGLRDGSGFGHGRSQPVFAVSRSRRSALPPVDEPLRVIAVGDDTEEKVAVAAQVRIFLEMVVLGTIAQLLSSLRDALYIGPLRTVPPRGFLYERAGRLTSWADGLAAWELLLADRGTLVERTNTWLKRLGAGCQVVVQQLFEHAATAEELSAGHVDKTVRRLLLDTGVGNLVLPSEVGAGISQVLPVVVAALEGRGGLSLVEQPEIHVHPAVQVGLGDLYSEAATREGSRRTVLVETHSEHLILRLLRRIRETTEKTLPEGAPAFSADMLSVLYVESTPEGVRIRRLRVDEHGEFLDSWPRGFFDERFAEVYGS, encoded by the coding sequence ATGCTGAGCGCTCTTGAAATCGAGAATTTCAAGGGTATCGCCTCGAGCCAGCGCATCGATTTCGCCTCGCTCACGCTCCTCTTCGGCGCGAATAGCGCGGGAAAGAGCACCGTGCTCCAAGCGTTGCTCTACCTGCACGAGGTTCTTGAGCACGGCAACGCGGATGTGGACCGCACTGAACTCGGTGGGAGCGTGCTCGAACTGGGTGGGTTCGCGCGACTCGTTCATCGGCACGAGAGTAATCGGGCTATCGTGCTGAAAGCCGAGTTCGCGACCCCCGGCAACCTGGAGCGGTTCGGCAGGGACCTCACTGGATTCCCATTCCCAGACCTTGACGACGAGGTCGAGTCCGCTTGGCTGGAGTTGACGATCCGCCACAGGACCACCACGACCTACCAGGGGCCGCTCGTCGAGAGCGCGGTCATTGGCGTGGCGGGGGCGCCGGAACCGCTCGTCTGGTTGGAGACGGGAACCTCCCTCCGCGAGGGCGAGCCACTCAACGTCCGGGTGAATCTTGAGCACCCACTTATCGCCGAGCCGGCACGCGACGTCGAGGAAGGCTGGGCGGAGATCGCCGTTCCCCAGGAGGTGCTCCACCGCGCAATGGAGTCCGAGGGAGGTGGGCACGTCGCTGGCTCCGGGCTCAGAGATGGCTCTGGCTTCGGCCACGGGCGCTCGCAGCCCGTCTTCGCCGTCTCACGGTCGCGTCGCTCCGCGCTCCCACCCGTGGACGAGCCCCTAAGGGTCATTGCGGTGGGCGACGACACCGAGGAGAAGGTCGCGGTCGCCGCCCAGGTTCGGATCTTCCTGGAGATGGTCGTGCTCGGGACCATCGCCCAGCTTCTGTCGTCGCTGCGGGACGCGCTCTACATCGGCCCGCTGCGGACAGTTCCTCCGCGTGGGTTTCTCTACGAGCGCGCGGGCCGGCTCACGAGTTGGGCCGACGGGCTCGCCGCCTGGGAGCTGCTGCTCGCAGACCGCGGAACCCTTGTCGAGCGGACAAACACCTGGCTGAAGCGGCTTGGCGCCGGGTGCCAGGTCGTCGTCCAGCAGCTCTTTGAGCATGCCGCCACGGCAGAGGAGCTGTCCGCGGGCCACGTCGACAAGACGGTGCGCCGCTTGCTGCTCGACACCGGCGTGGGCAATCTGGTGCTGCCGTCCGAGGTGGGGGCAGGCATCTCCCAGGTCCTCCCCGTCGTGGTCGCGGCGCTCGAGGGGCGTGGGGGGCTCTCGCTGGTGGAGCAGCCGGAGATCCACGTCCATCCGGCGGTCCAGGTCGGCCTGGGAGACCTGTATAGCGAGGCCGCCACGCGCGAAGGCTCACGGCGCACTGTGCTGGTGGAGACTCACAGCGAGCACCTCATCCTGCGGCTGCTCCGCCGCATCCGCGAGACGACCGAGAAGACCCTCCCCGAGGGGGCGCCGGCCTTCTCGGCGGACATGCTGAGCGTGCTGTACGTGGAGAGTACTCCCGAGGGTGTCCGCATCCGACGGCTCCGGGTCGATGAGCACGGTGAGTTCCTCGACTCGTGGCCCCGGGGATTCTTCGACGAGCGCTTCGCGGAGGTCTACGGGTCGTGA
- a CDS encoding QsdR family transcriptional regulator, whose protein sequence is MKTPRGQGPGAARRPAKRPAPSVRRTRPSARLTPLARRLEAPSRATPRDLFALALDWWTQGERFDIGKMARVLGVSRATVFRWVGTRELLYGEVISSLFEEALTRARSESRAEGPELIADVTSRLFQLLVTHEPLRRFVQQDAEYAMRILMSRSSTVEQRCAASVRAALEDGVRAGLIRPVMELDALAYVIIRIGESFLYRDALTGDPVDVESAITAIRVLLTVEREDGQARRR, encoded by the coding sequence ATGAAGACGCCGCGCGGCCAGGGGCCCGGTGCCGCGCGGAGGCCGGCGAAGCGTCCGGCCCCCTCCGTGCGGCGCACGCGGCCGAGCGCCCGGCTGACGCCGCTGGCCCGGCGGCTGGAGGCCCCGTCGCGAGCCACGCCCAGGGACTTGTTCGCCCTGGCGCTGGACTGGTGGACGCAGGGCGAGCGCTTCGACATCGGGAAGATGGCGCGGGTGCTGGGCGTCAGCCGCGCCACGGTGTTCCGCTGGGTGGGCACCCGGGAGCTGCTCTACGGGGAGGTCATCTCCTCGCTGTTCGAGGAGGCCCTCACCCGCGCCCGGAGCGAGTCGCGGGCCGAGGGGCCGGAGCTCATCGCGGATGTCACCTCGCGGCTGTTCCAGCTGCTGGTGACGCACGAGCCCCTGCGCCGCTTCGTCCAGCAGGACGCCGAGTACGCGATGCGCATCCTGATGTCGCGCAGCAGCACGGTGGAGCAGCGCTGCGCCGCCAGCGTCCGCGCGGCGCTGGAGGACGGCGTGCGGGCGGGCCTCATCCGGCCGGTGATGGAGCTGGACGCGCTGGCGTACGTCATCATCCGGATTGGCGAGTCCTTCCTCTACCGCGACGCCCTCACCGGAGACCCGGTGGACGTGGAGTCCGCCATCACCGCCATCCGCGTCCTCCTCACCGTGGAGCGGGAGGACGGGCAGGCGCGCCGCCGCTGA
- a CDS encoding ATP-binding protein: MSAAFDVRGVTSSRAAPAILLVEDSEADVLALQRVLQPLGVTLVCVTSGEAALDVLPRHEFVAVLLDLRLSGAWDGFETARRIREESRHHALPLLFITGGPADTLQVVHAYQAGAVDFLQKPLFPEQLKAKVTLFLELWHARTLEREDLRARELQALQRAEEERRRVDDLNATLVAQQEWLQSILRRLPVPLVLVEAETARILFANDKADEHWGGAFPRTASEAEYARDFTTTDLEGRPIPVSGLPAVRAARGETVTGFQFIGHTPLGKRVLLTDVAQVPPLGERAASAVVTFQDITHLKDIERTLREREREYRSLAESMPQVVWTARPDGTTDYINQVFAAYVGRTVEAALAVTWTDFIHPDDRPRASEQWAHCLRTGEPYDVEYRMRRADGQHRWFLVRALPMRDEQGRLLKWFGTATDVDDTRRASEASRFLAEASALLGNSLDTDTTLRQLARLAVPTLADWCAVDVLDGEGRFRRLAVAHSDPEKEQYVRDFVSRHPLRPEGRRGIAHVLRTGESDWMGHIPEEALVESTWGDMERPRLARELGVCAYITVALVARGRVLGALSLAQAESGRHFTEADVRLAEDLARRAALAVENARLYQASREAVRLRDEFISVASHELRTPLTPITLKVQALQRQAEAAPDGMLPAGRVMPVLDAVCTQTKRLTHLVDGLLDVSRISAGQLEVHLEPVDLASLLRDVATAFEAECAKAGCTVELKAPPEVMGHWDRARLEQVFGNLLSNALKYGAGRPIHMEATAAGPQAVITVRDEGIGISPDALPRLFGKFERAISERHYGGLGLGLYIARQLVEAHGGTIRVESHPGEGACFEVVLPLRPNR, from the coding sequence GTGAGTGCCGCATTCGACGTGCGCGGCGTGACATCCAGCAGGGCCGCTCCCGCCATCCTCCTGGTCGAGGACTCAGAGGCCGACGTGCTCGCGCTCCAGCGCGTGCTCCAGCCGCTCGGCGTCACGCTCGTGTGCGTGACGTCGGGTGAAGCCGCGCTGGACGTGCTCCCCCGCCACGAGTTCGTGGCGGTGCTGCTGGACCTGCGGCTCTCGGGCGCCTGGGATGGCTTCGAGACGGCGCGGCGCATCCGCGAGGAGTCACGACACCACGCCCTGCCCCTGCTGTTCATCACCGGCGGCCCCGCGGACACGCTCCAGGTCGTGCACGCCTATCAGGCGGGCGCGGTGGACTTCCTCCAGAAGCCCCTCTTCCCGGAGCAGCTCAAGGCCAAGGTGACCCTGTTCCTCGAGCTGTGGCACGCGAGGACCCTGGAGCGGGAGGACCTGCGCGCGCGAGAGCTCCAGGCGCTCCAGCGCGCGGAGGAGGAGCGGCGGCGGGTGGATGACCTCAACGCCACGCTGGTGGCCCAGCAGGAGTGGCTCCAGTCCATCCTGCGCCGGCTGCCGGTGCCGCTCGTCCTGGTGGAGGCGGAGACGGCCCGCATCCTCTTCGCCAACGACAAGGCGGACGAGCACTGGGGCGGTGCGTTTCCCAGGACGGCCTCGGAAGCGGAGTACGCCCGCGACTTCACCACGACGGACCTGGAAGGGCGTCCCATCCCCGTCTCCGGGCTTCCCGCGGTGCGGGCCGCCCGGGGAGAGACTGTCACCGGCTTCCAGTTCATCGGGCACACGCCCCTGGGCAAGCGGGTGCTGCTGACGGACGTCGCGCAGGTGCCCCCGCTGGGCGAGCGCGCCGCGAGCGCCGTGGTGACGTTCCAGGACATCACCCACCTCAAGGACATCGAGCGCACGCTGCGCGAGCGCGAGCGCGAGTACCGCAGCCTCGCCGAGTCCATGCCCCAGGTGGTGTGGACGGCCCGGCCGGACGGGACGACCGACTACATCAACCAGGTCTTCGCGGCCTACGTGGGCCGCACCGTGGAGGCGGCGCTCGCGGTGACGTGGACGGACTTCATCCACCCCGACGACCGGCCCCGGGCCTCCGAGCAGTGGGCCCACTGCCTGCGCACGGGCGAGCCGTACGACGTGGAGTACCGCATGCGGCGCGCGGACGGCCAGCACCGCTGGTTCCTCGTGCGGGCCCTCCCCATGCGGGACGAGCAGGGCCGCCTCCTCAAGTGGTTCGGCACCGCGACGGACGTCGACGACACCCGGCGCGCCTCGGAGGCGAGCCGCTTCCTCGCGGAGGCGAGCGCCCTGCTGGGCAACTCCCTGGACACCGACACCACGCTCCGGCAGCTCGCGCGGCTCGCGGTGCCCACGCTCGCGGACTGGTGCGCGGTGGACGTGCTCGACGGGGAAGGCCGCTTCCGGCGCCTCGCCGTCGCGCACTCGGACCCGGAGAAGGAGCAGTACGTCCGGGACTTCGTGAGCCGCCACCCCCTGCGCCCGGAGGGGCGCCGCGGCATCGCCCACGTGCTCCGCACCGGCGAGAGCGACTGGATGGGCCACATCCCCGAGGAAGCCCTCGTGGAGTCGACCTGGGGAGACATGGAGCGCCCGCGCCTCGCCCGGGAGCTGGGCGTGTGCGCGTACATCACCGTGGCGCTCGTCGCACGCGGCCGGGTGCTGGGGGCCCTGTCGCTGGCGCAGGCCGAGTCGGGCCGCCACTTCACGGAGGCGGACGTGCGTCTGGCCGAGGACCTCGCCCGGCGCGCCGCGCTCGCCGTGGAGAACGCCCGGCTGTACCAGGCCTCGCGGGAGGCGGTGCGGCTGCGCGACGAGTTCATCTCCGTGGCCAGCCACGAGCTGCGCACGCCCCTGACGCCCATCACCCTGAAGGTGCAGGCGCTGCAGCGTCAGGCGGAGGCGGCGCCCGATGGGATGCTTCCGGCGGGCAGGGTCATGCCCGTGCTCGACGCGGTGTGCACGCAGACGAAGCGGCTCACCCACCTCGTCGATGGCCTGCTGGACGTCTCGCGCATCAGCGCCGGCCAGCTGGAGGTCCACCTGGAGCCGGTGGACCTCGCCTCGCTGCTGCGGGACGTCGCCACCGCCTTCGAGGCGGAGTGCGCGAAGGCGGGCTGCACGGTGGAGCTGAAGGCCCCACCGGAGGTGATGGGCCACTGGGACCGCGCGCGGCTGGAGCAGGTCTTCGGCAACCTGCTCTCCAACGCCCTGAAGTACGGCGCGGGCAGGCCCATCCACATGGAGGCCACGGCCGCCGGGCCCCAGGCCGTCATCACCGTGCGGGACGAGGGCATCGGCATCTCCCCCGACGCGCTGCCGCGCCTGTTCGGCAAGTTCGAGCGCGCCATCTCCGAGCGCCACTACGGCGGCCTCGGCCTGGGCCTCTACATCGCCCGGCAGCTGGTGGAGGCCCACGGAGGCACCATCCGCGTGGAGAGCCACCCGGGCGAGGGGGCGTGCTTCGAGGTGGTGCTGCCGCTGCGCCCGAATCGCTGA
- a CDS encoding FBP domain-containing protein, producing MFRFETDRALIESFRPRDRRVIEMPEGITFPLFVRDYLAWTETSGARVYLIFSAPGSRKPIGIIFRREPPGGEPATRMCDWCHNSGASHEVGLLTTDVDNRRRVGVTLCVDLRCREKLEDAADRDGRHPLEVVERLNARMFRFAQEALGIEPSPQPAV from the coding sequence GTGTTTCGCTTCGAGACCGACCGGGCACTCATCGAGTCCTTCAGACCGCGGGACCGCCGGGTCATCGAGATGCCCGAGGGCATCACCTTCCCGCTCTTCGTCCGGGACTACCTCGCGTGGACCGAGACGTCCGGGGCGCGCGTGTACCTCATCTTCTCCGCGCCGGGCAGCCGCAAGCCTATCGGCATCATCTTCCGGCGCGAGCCGCCCGGCGGGGAGCCGGCCACCCGCATGTGCGACTGGTGCCACAACTCCGGCGCCTCCCATGAGGTGGGCCTGCTCACCACGGACGTGGACAACCGGCGCCGCGTGGGCGTCACGCTCTGCGTCGACCTGCGCTGCCGGGAGAAGCTGGAGGACGCGGCGGACCGCGACGGGCGCCACCCGCTCGAAGTCGTCGAGCGGCTCAACGCACGCATGTTCCGCTTCGCCCAGGAGGCGCTGGGCATCGAGCCCAGCCCCCAGCCCGCCGTCTAG
- the rsgA gene encoding ribosome small subunit-dependent GTPase A, with protein MSIDSLGWGPDLAHAFSAVLSQSSLPLVPGRVVRQARGLLSVQTSGQVLLARTAGRLLHHAPDAEALPTIGDWVALQLPGGGGGEALLHAVLPRRGVLMRREAGSEREGQLIAANLDVVFLMAGLDGDFNPRRIERALSLAWNSGASPVVVLSKADLASDLAGHVLEVEALAPGVPVLTLSAHSGEGVEALLALLPAGRTGALLGSSGVGKSTLVNRLLGEARLTTQAVRADDSRGRHTTTHRELFVLPHGGLLIDGPGMRELGVWGEEEGVGQVFADILALAEDCRFTDCEHRSEPGCAVRGAVTAGTLPQARVDSFEKLRREQAHQARQTDAVARREQKRRERNNTVLGWEAGRAKRRGRD; from the coding sequence GTGTCCATTGATTCTCTCGGCTGGGGTCCAGACCTCGCCCACGCATTCTCCGCCGTCCTGTCGCAGTCCTCCCTTCCCCTCGTACCCGGCCGCGTGGTGCGCCAGGCGCGCGGGCTCCTCTCCGTCCAGACGTCCGGGCAGGTCCTCCTCGCGCGGACGGCCGGACGGCTCCTCCACCATGCGCCCGACGCCGAGGCGCTGCCCACCATCGGTGACTGGGTAGCGCTGCAGCTGCCTGGCGGCGGCGGGGGCGAGGCGCTGCTCCACGCGGTGCTGCCCCGCCGGGGCGTCCTCATGCGCCGCGAGGCGGGCAGCGAGCGGGAAGGCCAGCTCATCGCCGCCAACCTGGACGTGGTGTTCCTGATGGCCGGGCTGGATGGGGACTTCAACCCCCGCCGCATCGAGCGGGCGCTCTCCCTGGCCTGGAACAGCGGGGCTTCCCCCGTGGTGGTGCTCAGCAAGGCGGACCTCGCGTCCGACCTGGCCGGGCACGTCCTCGAGGTGGAGGCGCTGGCGCCCGGTGTGCCCGTGCTCACGCTGAGCGCGCACAGCGGGGAGGGCGTCGAGGCGCTGCTCGCGCTGCTTCCCGCGGGGAGGACGGGCGCGCTGCTCGGCTCCTCGGGCGTGGGCAAGTCCACCCTCGTCAACCGGCTGCTGGGCGAGGCGCGGCTGACCACCCAGGCGGTCCGCGCCGATGACAGCCGGGGCCGCCACACCACCACACACCGCGAGCTGTTCGTGCTGCCCCACGGCGGGCTGCTCATCGACGGGCCCGGGATGCGCGAGCTGGGCGTGTGGGGTGAGGAGGAGGGCGTGGGCCAGGTGTTCGCGGACATCCTCGCGCTGGCGGAAGACTGCCGCTTCACGGACTGCGAGCACCGGAGCGAGCCGGGCTGCGCGGTGCGGGGCGCCGTGACGGCGGGCACGCTGCCCCAGGCGCGGGTGGACAGCTTCGAGAAGCTGCGGCGCGAGCAGGCCCATCAGGCGCGCCAGACGGACGCCGTCGCGCGGCGCGAGCAGAAGCGCAGGGAGCGCAACAACACCGTCCTGGGCTGGGAGGCGGGGAGGGCCAAGCGGCGCGGCCGTGACTGA
- a CDS encoding flavin-containing monooxygenase produces MSPRPAPHFHVAIAGSGFGGLGMAIRLKQEGQQDFVIFERASEVGGVWRDNSYPGCACDVQSHLYSFSFAPNPGWSRSYSPQSEIHTYLLGCADRYGIRPHIRFNHALHSARWDEGEQRWHLETSQGPYTADVLVSAVGGLSEPAIPRLPGMETFQGKVMHSARWDHGHDLTGRGVAVIGTGASAIQFVPAIQPKVGRLLLFQRTPPWVIPRKDRAIGRAARWVFQRVPGAQRLLRGVIYGLRELTAFGFTNPWLLKLLQHQAVRHLKQSVPDPVLRAKLTPSYTLGCKRILLSDDYLPALTRPNVDVITEPIREVRAHAIVTADGVEHAVDTLILGTGFHVTDMPIAHHIRGRGGRTLVEAWGGTMKAHLGTTVSGFPNLFFLLGPNTGLGHTSVILMIESQIEHVLGALRYLEGRGLAAVEPTAEAQAAFVQDVDSKLAGTVWMRGGCESWYMDATGRVSTLWPGTTYAFRRRVVRFEPGEYLAIARHRLPAPAPRRSLPALTGA; encoded by the coding sequence ATGTCCCCTCGACCTGCGCCGCACTTCCACGTCGCCATCGCGGGGAGCGGCTTCGGCGGCCTGGGCATGGCCATCCGGCTCAAGCAGGAGGGCCAGCAGGACTTCGTCATCTTCGAGCGGGCGTCGGAGGTGGGCGGCGTCTGGCGCGACAACTCCTATCCGGGCTGCGCGTGTGACGTGCAGTCCCACCTCTACTCGTTCTCCTTCGCGCCCAACCCGGGCTGGTCCCGCTCCTACTCGCCCCAGTCCGAAATCCACACGTACCTGCTGGGCTGCGCCGACCGGTACGGCATCCGGCCGCACATCCGGTTCAACCATGCGCTGCACTCGGCCCGGTGGGACGAGGGCGAGCAGCGCTGGCACCTCGAGACGTCACAGGGGCCCTACACGGCGGACGTGCTCGTCTCCGCCGTCGGAGGGCTGAGTGAGCCCGCCATCCCCCGGCTGCCCGGAATGGAGACGTTCCAGGGCAAGGTGATGCACTCGGCGCGGTGGGACCATGGCCATGACCTCACCGGCCGCGGGGTGGCCGTCATCGGCACCGGGGCCTCCGCCATCCAGTTCGTCCCGGCGATTCAGCCGAAGGTGGGCCGGCTGCTGCTCTTCCAGCGCACGCCGCCCTGGGTGATTCCGAGGAAGGACCGGGCCATCGGCAGGGCGGCGCGGTGGGTGTTCCAGCGGGTGCCGGGCGCGCAGCGGCTGCTGCGCGGGGTCATCTACGGGCTGCGGGAGCTCACCGCGTTCGGCTTCACCAACCCGTGGCTGCTCAAGCTCCTCCAGCATCAGGCCGTCCGGCACCTGAAGCAGTCCGTTCCGGACCCGGTGCTGCGCGCGAAGCTCACGCCGAGCTACACGCTGGGCTGCAAGCGCATCCTCCTGTCGGATGACTACCTGCCGGCGCTCACCCGGCCCAACGTGGACGTCATCACCGAGCCCATCCGCGAGGTGCGGGCGCACGCCATCGTCACCGCGGACGGCGTCGAGCACGCGGTGGACACGCTCATCCTGGGCACCGGCTTCCACGTGACGGACATGCCCATTGCCCACCACATCCGGGGGCGCGGCGGGCGCACGCTGGTGGAGGCGTGGGGCGGCACCATGAAGGCGCACCTGGGCACCACGGTGAGCGGCTTCCCCAACCTCTTCTTCCTCCTGGGGCCCAACACGGGGCTGGGCCACACCTCCGTCATCCTGATGATTGAGAGCCAGATAGAGCACGTGCTCGGCGCGCTCCGCTACCTGGAGGGCCGGGGCCTGGCCGCCGTGGAGCCCACCGCCGAGGCGCAGGCCGCGTTCGTCCAGGACGTCGACAGCAAGCTGGCCGGGACGGTGTGGATGCGGGGCGGCTGTGAGAGCTGGTACATGGACGCCACGGGCCGCGTCTCCACGCTGTGGCCGGGCACCACGTATGCGTTCCGCCGCCGCGTCGTGCGCTTCGAGCCTGGCGAGTACCTCGCCATTGCGCGCCACCGCCTTCCCGCCCCCGCTCCCCGGCGGAGCCTGCCGGCCCTGACTGGCGCCTGA